The Nocardia arthritidis genome has a window encoding:
- a CDS encoding DUF2007 domain-containing protein, with the protein MLRPNRSAPPADDYGLLAAAATVPDPITARTVRDLLRANGIRATTGPAGAPGPIGRKPWRVLVFPEDAVRAYEVLCSHTA; encoded by the coding sequence ATGTTGCGGCCCAACCGATCCGCGCCCCCGGCCGACGACTACGGTCTGCTGGCCGCCGCGGCGACCGTGCCCGACCCGATCACCGCACGCACCGTGCGGGACCTCTTGCGGGCCAACGGGATCCGCGCGACCACCGGCCCGGCCGGGGCGCCGGGCCCGATCGGCCGGAAACCGTGGCGAGTACTGGTGTTTCCCGAAGACGCCGTACGCGCCTACGAGGTGCTGTGCAGCCATACCGCCTGA
- a CDS encoding nitroreductase/quinone reductase family protein — translation MSIRKTPAGTRGTRPFSSNGFVRVMMRALRPYHRLLGDRYLGMDLLYLTTVGAKTGRRRTVALTRFADGDGWLVVASMAGSFQHPGWYHNIVEHPDQVWIEVGGKKLRVVAEQLTGEQREAAWKRITTEHRRYLEYQEKTDRVIPILKLTPAM, via the coding sequence ATGAGCATCCGCAAAACCCCGGCGGGCACCAGGGGTACGCGCCCGTTCTCATCCAATGGCTTCGTCCGCGTCATGATGCGGGCCCTACGGCCCTACCATCGCCTGCTCGGCGACCGCTACCTCGGCATGGACCTGCTCTACCTGACCACCGTCGGCGCGAAGACCGGCCGGCGCCGCACGGTCGCCCTCACCCGCTTCGCCGACGGCGACGGCTGGCTCGTCGTCGCATCCATGGCCGGATCGTTCCAGCACCCGGGCTGGTACCACAACATCGTCGAACATCCGGACCAAGTGTGGATCGAGGTGGGCGGCAAGAAGTTACGGGTCGTCGCGGAACAGTTGACCGGCGAACAACGCGAGGCTGCTTGGAAACGAATCACCACCGAGCACCGTCGGTATCTGGAGTACCAGGAGAAGACCGACCGAGTCATCCCGATCCTGAAACTCACTCCTGCCATGTGA